TCAATTGGACTGGTGTTAtcaattattaaaaatataaatttttggcATTTaattaacagtccttgaagttaacttaataaatctaatgatacgtacttaaaagtgtatatagtgtagctgggaggaaacgcTGTCCAttatttttaggtgttttgggggaaaaatgtatatctttaatacaaaaGCTCAAATTTTTCAagtgatggatggcttttcctcccagcttatAAAGTTTACTACGAGGACTGgggaaatatcaaaaatataaatttttaataatttgccataaaatttgaattatatcacgatttttttttaaatcaaattatttgatatcagaaagacattcctcgtgttcagaatgtaatttggtgcaTCTGTGCAACTGTTGCTTTCCAATTCATTATAAGTCTCTTTTCTATAAAACCCATATATAAATAGTCATAATTGCTAAGCTCAGTCCAAAATCCCGCAATTATAGCAACTGTGCACAAGTGTGGTGGGGTTCATGAATacactgggggtcatagaatttttataccaaaaagtgGGGGTCCTTGTACTAaaatagtggggggggggggttataaaattgGACTGGTGACATAAATTTTTCATGAGCTACATGCGcatttttttcactttcaatcaaaatgtgtgcacaatctttagttatattACTAAATTTGCTCGCGCTCCCCACATGTTCTTTAGACATTGatcaaaattttcagttttgggGCGCTCCATGCCTttacaatgaataatttgtgtcTGTGGACAGAAGGGGGAATGGGAGTCAACCTAAAATGTTCAACCTGTGATAtatacagtggcggcgctacggggggcatTTTCTtgcccccagttttgaggcaaaaacaccaaattgtgtatatttccaccttttgcagcaattttgcataaaatttgttgactttGCCCCCCCacggaaaaaattcctggtgccgccactggataTATATTCATCACCTCTCACAGAATTAACCCTAAACAGTATTCTGATGCATGCCACGattattactatttgaatttCCCGCCTTTATTCTAAGTCATAATTTAGAGTCTGAATTGCCGTTGTCATGTGATTTTACATTGCTATCATTGTGTCCATCTCTATTGCCGACCCCACCATTATCGCTACCACCACCAGTGGAAGGCGGTGGTGGTCCACCGCCGCCTTCCTTACCACCATCATCGCCCTTTTTGAATCGATTTGCTATATGAGCAGCTCCGACGCCTGTTGCTCCAGCACCAAGTCCAGCAGCTACATAAGTACCTGTAGCAAATCCAGCAGCACCAATACTTTGAGCAGCAGCAATGGCACTGCCAGCAGCCACATTTCCTGCTGCGGACATCATTCCAGCAGCGAAAGATCCAGCAGCAACTCCAGCTGCTGTGAAGCCTATGGCTGGTAAAATTACAACAGCTCCTATGCCAGTAGCGGCAATTCCAACTGTTGCGGCGGCGCCTCCTATCGCCAGGTTGCGTACCAATTGATCTCTGTATAAAAtagaaaaatatacaatttaaaGGCGCATTTAATATGGATGCATGTGCGTGTATTCCATGGGAGAACAGAGAGGATTTTGCTCCAAAGGGTCAATTTTGTCCAATTTAATTTCGTCCAAAAGGTATTTAGTCCGAAGCCTTCGTTTGTCCGAAAATGCTGACCATTAGGCTACTCGAATGGTTATTGTTCGAAAGATTTAAATTCGCCCTCCAAAAGATTTGTTTATTATACTATTCCGACGAGGCATTTATTTGTAGTCTGGAAATGGTATACGAGTCATAACTCCGAAAGCGAAATCCCTTCTGCGTGATAGGGCCTATTTACTGACAAACTAAACACGCTAAACGACTCTTTGGAGCAAAAACACGTTAATTGTCATTTTCGGAGCAATTAATGAAATGATTACCTTTCTGAGTAAAAAACCGTCGGAGAAATGACCGTTCGGGTCAAAGACCATTCGGAATAAATTAGGCCTTCTTTCGGGGAATTCCGGAAACCGTCAAGTTGTCTTGGATGATGTTTCATCCGGGGTTTCATCCTCAAGTGTTCCGGTCATTTCAGATTTACAGGGCTGTCagtgtcaactttttggaattgcttggcgtgagacagaggcgtaccgggatttgccgactccaatgttcattttgtagcatgattatttgagccacggcgccgagacagtgaaaagcggggggtaggagtaacaaattattcatgacgatgcgtgagattttactcattttgcgtgagatttactaactaagcgtgagattatactaccttggcgtgagaccgtgagaaagtgccccaatgcgtgagactcacggccaatgcgtgagagttgacagccctggattTATCTACCTGTTAGTAGGAGCACCACCCGAATTCCCAAGGTCGGCATCGGGGTCGACAGCTGGATTCACATGGTTGTTGCTTGGTTTTTCAGGGCCGTTGCTTGGTTTTTCAGGGCCGTTGCTTGGTTTTTTAGGGCCGTTGCTTGATTTTTCAGGGTCGTCATGATCTGAATAATAAAGAAGAACTAATGTTGATGCAAAAATTGTGGATGAAAAGTGTAAGATGCGAAATTAATTATCTAATTCTCATGTTTTTGTTTTTCGGCGGAGGTtagggcctacatttatttttaaaagaaaaaggcAATAGCAGTATCCTTAACACCTAGAATGTGCCCGAAGCATAATGGAAGAGGCCACTGGCGTACGTGTAGGTTTTATTACTTGCCAAGGAcacattaggggtggtgcaatactTATGTGCaccccggtctggtgaattataggggggtgggggcaaagattttttggcgggtcaaaaggggaggcaagcgatttttggcacagatatttttgaCACCATTTCTATATATTACGTCCTAAAAAGGTGTCGGAAAACgctaggaacacattcaaatatgcaaaatttcctgctgcactcgcattatatgataagacaatttaaggttttaaattcgggttccccaaaatcttgcatgtgtaaggggggggcaaagaattttggcacatcaaaaggggggcaaatgtttttggcacgtcaaaggggggcaaagatttttggcacggccagaggggggggtaagcgattttggcagaccattttgaaaattcaccaccccggggtaggcctacacatattgcacattattgcacagcccttactcGTCTGTGGCTGAAAAAGGACACTGAAACACACTCACTTAGAAGGCTCTTAGATATATTATATTCGTAAGTAACATGATTTTGAAAGTTTCCCGctgtttatataggcctacttataacgTTTTTCATACCATTTTCTCACGGATCGGTATGTGTATGTTAATTATTAAGATGCGAAAATAATGCAATTGCCATTAGGcctacatgctgtctactgaagatagaacgcgaaatacttaaaaattattttcacaCTCCCCGCTCCCTTATTCATTGCATCCCGCTCCCTTATTCAAtgcatccccgctccccttattcaatgttgaatggtGAAAAATAGTGGAAAGTTGTTTAGCTCAATCTGTGCTCCAACACTGTTTCGGGGGGAGGGGGAGAGGAGTAAACAAATACATAACATGACCTATGAAAcctatcatgtattttcagcgtCATGTTCAATTCACAGTAATTTGATGATTTGATCTTTCAAACACcatctgtcccaacgattttcgcacaaaATTGCAGGTGCGCCAtagcgaacgtttacggtatcatAGGTCTAAATCAGAGGCTAGCAATTTTGACATGACCTACTACATAAGGACTAAGTACACGTTAAACCAACTAACGTAGACTATAGTAGTACATACATACCTCCTAAAACACTCATGTTTCTTCTAAAATGTTTGGTTCCTCTGAAACATGTTGAATTTGGTAGATATGAAacttttattttgttcaaaagttGCCGTTGACACAATAATATTGACGACATTTGCATTATTTATTGCACTAAAGCTTGCAAATAACCTGGACGGATGTCCAggaaatttattctaaaaatagaATAACCTTTGAACAGTTAGCGGTACTCTGCGTGCACGGTTTAACAGTCTCTTGTACCAGCGGCCAGGTAAACGGTAAACGTGACAAACAGTGCAGGTTAGTGAACTGTGCCAGCCCTCTAGGTAATCTCTCTGGAAGTCACCTTTTTTGTACCGTCGATAAGCAGCTGTTAGAGTTACTGGGTTGAATTGctaataaaaatgtaaaaacaaaatctAATAGTAATCTACAACACATTTTGTTGGTCTATGAAAGAGATAATAAACTTTCAGAAAAGATGAGAAAAAACGTTTTTATTGCGGCACcgtctattttatttatttgtttatctaATAACCATATTTAAGCAGGGCAACCTACTCaacaaataattacaaaattgattttcattagaACCCTGAGACACACATTATGAAAACCAGATCAAATTAGTACAACACTGAAGTAGTTTCGTGATAAACCAGAAAGTAAAATCATTAAACTGGTACAACAAGTTTGTAACTTAAAACATTGTTCATCCAGTAGAATAAGTTATAGTCGGTCTCATAATGGTACACGTATACGCATTGACGTGTTTTGGAGTTTCTGaagcttaggcaaaaaaaaaaaattgttgtgttgccctcccaagcctaaaatctggtagttttttttttttttagtaactcaaccatttgatacctactatttcacagtaacatgagtgaagagaggcatatgcataatattggctgtattttctacccaatgttgaatattttattgaaatattaatattaagacccttcacaattaattcttagtttactatttaaatatttaaaaaaaggcataaggtaacttaattattagttatttattacttattattttcttcattttgaaacgagtggtcacagcccaatatcaacatcctgcatggtacattttggcactgcagaatgcagatcatattgcaattatggttgattttatacattgataataatatgtgttatttgtttgttcaggattcatgatcaaagtaagaaagtagcaaattaatgtaacaaaaatgtcatttaacagagaaaatgacagataaaaatcaaataattaaatattttgcattctcAATTTTTGATGCGAGCAGGaaataggaaactcaaaatcaattgtgaagggcctaacatccatgttgttgggattcaatgagcaagtcctactatccaattaaagtcctggcttggggcacaatctttttagtgaacgtcAGGGATCCGGGAATAGGCTTGGGGGTACATGtatgattttaaaaaatcatttgttaaaaaaattattccaaaaaaaaattaaaaaaaacaaaaacaaaaaacccggGCCCAGAttttttcgcgattttgacccggccgcggagggcaacacaacattttttttttttggcctaaaattttaaaattaaattaattacacTGCATGCAGCTTGGTCAAAATGTGTGATAGGGCCTAATAGTGTTGTAAATAGCAATCAGTGAACTTCTTGGGACAAATTGATTAACTCTTCTCATGACTGCAAGACTTATCTCCCAGCTATATTCAGTAGCACAATGCATCTCacagctatcttcattagatagcacaatacatcacacagctttcttcagtagatagcacaatacatcacacagctttcttcagtagatagcacaatacatcacacagctttcttcagtagatagcacaatccaTCTCACAggtatcttcagttgatagcacaaTCCATCAcacagctttcttcagtagatagcacaatccaTCAcacagctttcttcagtagatagcacaatacatctcacagctatcttcagtagatagcacaatacatctcacgagctatcttcagtagatagcacaatccaTCTCACAGCTTTCTTCATTAGATAACACAATCCATctcacagctatcttcagtagatagcacaatacataTCACAggtatcttcagttgatagcacaaTACATCtcaccagctatcttcagtagatagcacaaatacaTCTCACAGctttcttcattagatagcacaatacatcacacagctttcttcagtagatggcataatCCATCtcacagttatcttcagtagatagcacaatccatctcatagctatcttcagtagataacacaatacatctcacagctatcttcagtagatagcacaatccaTCAcacagctttcttcagtagatagcacaacacaTCTCACAGCTATCTTTATTAGATAGCACAATACATctcacagctatcttcagtagatagcacaatccctctcacagctatcttcagtagatagcacaatccaTCAcacagctttcttcagtagatagcacaacacatctcacagctatcttcagtagatagcacaatacatctcacagctatcttcagtagatagcacaatccctctcacagctatcttcagtagatagcacaatacatctcacagctttcttcagtagatagcacaatacatctcacagctatcttcagtagatagcacaatccaTCTCACAGCTATCTTTAATAGACAGCACAATCCATctcacagctatcttcagtagatagcacaatccatctcaccagctatcttcagtagatagcataatccaTCTCAcagctatctttagtaaataGCACAATATATCttaccagctatcttcagtagataacataatccATCCCAAAATAGATTTAAATAGATTTAAATCAACAAAATTGATTCTTCTGATTTGTTTTAAATCAAGCAAATCGCCAACCCTCTGACCTACAGCATCCTTCCAAAGACCCAGTCTTATGCATCTAATTTGGaacattccatttgaattccatacaccccatgtggacgacatgaccttaatcttccacacagggagtgtgaatttcaaatggaatagcacaattcaGGCAAGTTAAAACAGGCGAGTCAAAAAAAACAGTCAAGACACTTACAGCAATTCTTTTGTTATTAGTATTTTAATGGTCTTCATTTTAGTCACCATATTACCTGCATCTTGTAGATTCAGTAGATGGAACAATCCATctcacagctatcttcagtagatatcacaatcCATCTCATAGCTAtcttagtagatagcacaatacatctcacagctatcttcagtagatagcacaatacatctcaccagctatcttcagtagatagcacaatccaTCTCACAGctttcttcattagatagcacaatacatcacacagctttcttcagtagatggcacaaTACATatcacagctatcttcagtagatagcacaatccaTCTCACAGctttcttcattagatagcacaaTCCATctcacagctatcttcagtagatggcacaaTACATctcacagctatcttcagtagatagcacaatccctctcacagctatcttcagtagatagcacaatacatcACACAGctttcttcattagatagcacaatacatcacacagctttcttcagtagatggcacaaTACATCACACAGctttcttcattagatagcacaatacatcacacagctttcttcagtagatagcacaatacatcacacagctttcttcagtagatagcacaatacatcacacagctttcttcagtagatatcacaatcCATCTCACAggtatcttcagttgatagcacaaTCCATCAcacagctttcttcagtagatagcacaatacatctcacagctatcttcagtagatagcacaatacatctcacgagctatcttcagtagatagcacaatccaTCTCACAGCTTTCTTCATTAGATAACACAATCCATctcacagctatcttcagtagatagcacaatacataTCACAggtatcttcagttgatagcacaaTACATCtcaccagctatcttcagtagatagcacaatccatctcacagctatcttcagtagatagcacaatccaTCTGacaggtatcttcagtagatagcacaatacatcACACAGctttcttcattagatagcacaaTACATCACACAGCTTTATTCAGTAGATGGTATAATCCATctcacagctatcttcagtagatagcacaatacatatcacagctatcttcagtagatagcacaatacatcacacagctatcttcagtagatagcacaatccaTCTCacagttatcttcagttgatagcacaaTACATCTCACAGctttcttcattagatagcacaatacatcacacagctttcttcagtagatggcataatCCATCtcacagttatcttcagtagatagcacaatacatcaccagctatcttcagtagatagcacaatacatcTCAGTTAtcttagtagatagcacaatacatctcacagctatcttcagtagatagcacaatccatctcaccagctatcttcagtagatagcataatccaTCTCAcagctatctttagtaaataGCACAATATATCttaccagctatcttcagtagatagcataatccatcccaaaatagattaaaatagatttaaattaacaaaattgaTTCTTCTGATTTGTTTTAAATCAAGCAAATCGCCAACCCTCTGACCTACAGCATCCTTCCAAAGACCCAGTCTGATGCATCTAATTTGgaccattccatttgaattccatacaccccatgtggacgacatgaccttaatcttccacacagggagtgtgaatttcaaatggaatagcacaattcaGGCAAGTTAAAACAGGCGAGTCAAAAAAAACAGTCAAGACACTTACAGCAATTCTTTTGTTATTAGTATTTTAATGGTCTTCATTTTAGTAACCATATTACCTGCATACAAGCAAGTCTCAAATTTGACAGTTATATTGAAAGATTTATATATGTCCTAAAGAGTGGTTACGAGTTCAATGCAAATAGCCTGTTTCCCaagccgtcgttttatcttttcagtttctgtttccgtatccgtaatagtttttgtaagtcattgttattctgaagtggtagtctcccaggtatgaccaatcttttattctagccttttgttagttactgaaaatttgaagctcgtgaatttcagttttcgttttggtaagttatattgatttttacataaaaccttgagatgtgcggttgggtgccaatctagacaaaagaagagtctaaattttacggtcctaaattcatgTAAATTGTGCGGCTTCAATTGacatgtgtttggtgtatatgcacttacgcctagacgtaagtgattcgtaaaaaagtcttgcattgaaatatatactaaccatgttgccaagttataagcaaaaagccTATCATATTGGCTATGAAACGAagcgtctgaaatagtcaaatatctcccaatgaggcgcatacaagtggtgatttggtaatcatgttttatattgaaatgcaatacaaaagaattgcattggagcaaagataatttattctattcattcgtaccaatggcaagctaatctgataattggttgggcctatatgcaagactcgggtttattttaaatgtttatttttgcagagcttattttcagtctcatcttctctggtcataCTGACAAATTTCGCAAAGGAGGGGGAGgaaggaagggagggagggaatacttgagactgaacaagtgagagtgggagggggtgaggaagaaagagaggagagggagaaacggaaagactagaaagagaagatcTCGAGAGGAAAGAGAAGGGACCGGGGAGAGAGTGTGGAGACTGATCATTCGGAGGGGAgggggggaggaggaggaagcaaaatagggtgataggcgagggaagggcgacactgcggcCCTGCACATGTGTATTGGGGTGCGAcatgctcataagcggaccttttgtgatttaagggcttattttcaacgtttttacagaaaaaagtggaccttttcattcggattggcattttgtaataatgtgaatcaataaCAGTGTCAAAGactagagggcgctagaccataaaAAATACCGGTGTTAACACCCATGACACCGGTGATCCATAACCTTGtctctccagcctttattgacacaggcatccacgcctattgaaataagctgattggtacttactgaatcccttgcgttttcgtatctgaacaatagacttacggaaactgaaaagataaaaagacccatagaATTCATTCTTTTGACAGAACTTTTTAGGTGTGTCAtccaacttttacaaaataattgaatgcaaaaacatttttttatatttatgtacACACCAAGTATATATGTAAACAATCATCCAGTCATGAATGTAAGTcaaagggagtgttcataaatacttagGGATAAAAAAAATCAGTCATTAATAGGGGGTATCAAAAAAATTAGAGAGTAAAAGTCCGGGATAACATGTACTAAGGCATGAACATTCCAAATTTTTTGCGCGCATAAATGTTAAaagtattcaattgtgtactctcaagtttcaaatcaacaaaactaAAAATTCAGTCAGTATTAGGGGGATCCAGAAACATTTAGACTCTAAAAAAGGGgatcaacaaaattttagacCCTATAAAGGGGATCAAGAATTTTTTGTGTTCAAGGCACCAACTTTTCCAACCCACCCCACCAAagtatgaacactccctaagaccAACACTATAGTCCCACGCATATATCTGTTGCCATTTTCCATCATAACAGCGTTTGTTACGACAAATCGTtgtgtgcatcacatactgtcgtatctcatatggctgccttgtgtgaaTTTTATTATCATTGTATTTTATCACTGTTGTATTGTTATTTCATATTTCGATATGCTTCTTTCTGTTATGAATGTACATGGGATTGTAATACATCAAAATGAatatatataaaattaattttttatatcgc
Above is a genomic segment from Amphiura filiformis chromosome 17, Afil_fr2py, whole genome shotgun sequence containing:
- the LOC140138296 gene encoding uncharacterized protein, with the protein product MQMSSILLCQRQLLNKIKVSYLPNSTCFRGTKHFRRNMSVLGDHDDPEKSSNGPKKPSNGPEKPSNGPEKPSNNHVNPAVDPDADLGNSGGAPTNRDQLVRNLAIGGAAATVGIAATGIGAVVILPAIGFTAAGVAAGSFAAGMMSAAGNVAAGSAIAAAQSIGAAGFATGTYVAAGLGAGATGVGAAHIANRFKKGDDGGKEGGGGPPPPSTGGGSDNGGVGNRDGHNDSNVKSHDNGNSDSKL